One Amycolatopsis sp. NBC_00355 genomic window carries:
- a CDS encoding DUF6084 family protein codes for MAELTFDCVDVQPMKYAASPTLAFKLRITELSGQPIHAMVLRVQIRIEPQRRRYADDETELLTHLFGDRSRWGETLKPFQFTTVSVAVPGFTGATEIDAEVPCTYDLEVAAGKYFHALTEGVVPMVLLFSGTVFGKGGAGFWVEQVPWHAQAEYRMPVKVWDELVDRYFPNVAWIKLPKETVDALLKYKARHAIPTWEAAMERLLAGEP; via the coding sequence ATGGCTGAGCTGACCTTCGACTGCGTCGACGTCCAGCCGATGAAGTACGCCGCGTCGCCGACGCTGGCGTTCAAGCTGCGGATCACCGAGCTGTCCGGGCAGCCGATCCACGCGATGGTGCTGCGCGTCCAGATCCGCATCGAACCGCAGCGGCGCCGGTACGCCGACGACGAGACCGAGCTGCTCACCCACCTCTTCGGCGACCGCTCCCGGTGGGGCGAAACGCTGAAACCGTTCCAGTTCACGACGGTGTCGGTGGCGGTGCCCGGCTTCACCGGCGCCACCGAGATCGACGCCGAGGTCCCGTGCACCTACGACCTGGAAGTGGCCGCCGGCAAGTACTTCCACGCGCTGACCGAAGGTGTCGTGCCGATGGTGCTGCTGTTCAGCGGCACGGTGTTCGGCAAGGGCGGCGCCGGGTTCTGGGTGGAGCAGGTGCCGTGGCACGCCCAGGCCGAGTACCGGATGCCGGTGAAGGTGTGGGACGAGCTGGTCGACCGCTACTTCCCGAACGTCGCGTGGATCAAGCTGCCCAAGGAGACGGTGGACGCGCTGCTCAAGTACAAGGCGCGCCACGCCATCCCGACCTGGGAAGCGGCGATGGAACGACTGCTGGCCGGTGAGCCGTGA
- a CDS encoding DUF5947 family protein produces the protein MTGGLRRFRNPVQRTAPGERCELCAEPIGGEHGHVIDLESRAIMCTCRGCYLLFTHRGAGGKRHRAVPQRFRHAPRFAPGAALWETAGIPVKTAFLFRNSVQDRTVAFYPSPAGATESLLPLGTWDELLADTPAFADVADDVEAFLLNKLDLGFECFLVPIDVCYELVGIVRTTWRGFDGGTEAHEAIDGFFASLRERSEVVADG, from the coding sequence GTGACGGGCGGGCTGCGCAGGTTCCGCAACCCCGTCCAGCGGACGGCACCCGGCGAACGGTGCGAGCTGTGCGCTGAGCCGATCGGCGGGGAGCACGGGCACGTGATCGACCTCGAGTCGCGGGCGATCATGTGCACCTGCCGGGGCTGCTACCTGCTCTTCACCCACCGCGGCGCGGGCGGGAAGCGGCACCGCGCGGTGCCGCAGCGGTTCCGGCACGCGCCGCGGTTCGCCCCCGGCGCCGCGTTGTGGGAGACGGCGGGGATCCCGGTGAAGACGGCGTTCCTGTTCCGCAACTCGGTGCAGGACCGGACGGTCGCGTTCTACCCGAGCCCGGCAGGGGCGACCGAGTCGCTCCTGCCGCTCGGCACCTGGGACGAGCTGCTGGCCGACACCCCGGCGTTCGCCGACGTCGCCGACGACGTCGAAGCGTTCCTGCTGAACAAGCTCGACCTGGGTTTCGAGTGCTTCCTGGTGCCGATCGACGTCTGTTACGAGCTGGTCGGGATCGTGCGGACGACGTGGCGCGGCTTCGACGGCGGCACCGAGGCGCACGAGGCCATCGACGGTTTCTTCGCGAGCCTGCGGGAACGCAGTGAGGTCGTGGCGGATGGCTGA
- a CDS encoding NifU family protein: MTDVGRVGERIEQLLGEFSGPDAEIAEELVHTLLEFYGAGLERIVDVVGGADRLLLGRLAEDEHVRGLLVLHDLHPKSTHERVAEALDKVRPYLGSHAGDVELVGIDADGVLSLQLQGTCDGCPSSTVTAKYAIEKVVREAAPEISDVHVEGVVPEQTGPGGRPLLPLEALECPVPAEPV; encoded by the coding sequence ATGACGGACGTCGGCCGGGTCGGCGAACGGATCGAGCAGCTGCTGGGCGAGTTCTCCGGCCCGGACGCCGAGATCGCCGAGGAGCTCGTCCACACGCTGCTCGAGTTCTACGGCGCGGGGCTGGAACGGATCGTGGACGTCGTCGGCGGGGCGGACCGGCTCCTGCTGGGCCGCCTCGCCGAGGACGAGCACGTCCGGGGCCTGCTCGTGCTGCACGACCTGCACCCGAAGTCCACGCACGAGCGCGTCGCCGAGGCGCTCGACAAGGTCCGGCCGTACCTGGGCTCGCACGCCGGCGACGTCGAGCTGGTCGGGATCGACGCCGACGGCGTGCTCAGCCTGCAGCTGCAGGGCACGTGCGACGGCTGCCCGTCGTCGACCGTCACCGCGAAGTACGCCATCGAGAAGGTGGTGCGGGAAGCGGCGCCGGAGATCTCCGACGTCCACGTCGAAGGGGTCGTGCCCGAGCAGACCGGCCCGGGCGGACGTCCGCTGCTGCCGCTGGAAGCACTCGAGTGCCCGGTCCCCGCGGAGCCGGTGTGA
- a CDS encoding nickel-dependent hydrogenase large subunit, which produces MTDKGVSTKGRTDLVEMAWDPITRIVGSLGIYTKIDWAAKRVVECHSTSSVFRGYSIFMKGKDPRDAHFITSRICGICGDNHATCSVYAQNMAYGVRPPHLGEWILNLGEAAEYMFDHNIFQENLVGVDYCEKMVAETNPGVLEQANRTEAPHARDHGFKTIGDIMRSLNPLEGEFYREALQVSRSTREMFCLMEGRHVHPSTLYPGGVGTVATVQLFTDYLTRLMRYVEFMKRCLPMHDDLFDFFYEAIPGYEEVGRRRILLGCWGSLNNPEYCDFSYENMESWGRKMYVTPGVVVDGKLVTTSLLDINLGIRILLGSSFYEDWADQPMFVTQDPLGNPVDQRHPWNQHTIPRPAKRDFDSKYSWTMSPRWFDGKDHLALDTGGGPIARLWVTALAGLVDTPYVKSTGHSVTINLPRTATKPEVSFEWKIPQWSNALERNRARTYFQAYSAAMALHFAEQALGEVRKGNTKTWEPFKVPDEGVSCGFTEAVRGVLSHHMVIKGGKIANYHPYPPTPWNGSVRDSFGTPGPYEDAVQNTPIFEENTQENFKGIDIMRAVRSFDPCLPCGVHMYTGKGKVVERLHTPHAFGGEIA; this is translated from the coding sequence ATGACGGACAAGGGCGTGAGCACCAAGGGCCGGACCGACCTCGTCGAGATGGCCTGGGACCCGATCACCCGGATCGTCGGCAGCCTCGGGATCTACACGAAGATCGACTGGGCGGCCAAGCGCGTCGTCGAGTGCCACAGCACGTCGTCGGTCTTCCGCGGCTACAGCATCTTCATGAAGGGCAAGGACCCGCGCGACGCGCACTTCATCACCAGCCGGATCTGCGGGATCTGCGGCGACAACCACGCGACGTGCTCGGTCTACGCGCAGAACATGGCCTACGGCGTCCGCCCGCCGCACCTCGGCGAGTGGATCCTCAACCTCGGCGAAGCCGCCGAGTACATGTTCGACCACAACATCTTCCAGGAGAACCTGGTCGGGGTGGACTACTGCGAGAAGATGGTCGCCGAGACCAACCCCGGCGTCCTGGAGCAGGCCAACCGCACCGAAGCGCCGCACGCGCGCGACCACGGCTTCAAGACCATCGGCGACATCATGCGCTCGCTGAACCCGCTGGAGGGCGAGTTCTACCGGGAGGCGCTGCAGGTCTCCCGGAGCACGCGCGAGATGTTCTGCCTGATGGAAGGCCGGCACGTCCACCCGTCCACGTTGTACCCGGGCGGCGTCGGCACGGTCGCCACCGTGCAGCTGTTCACCGACTACCTGACCCGGCTCATGCGCTACGTCGAGTTCATGAAGCGCTGCCTGCCGATGCACGACGACCTGTTCGACTTCTTCTACGAAGCCATCCCCGGGTATGAAGAGGTCGGCCGGCGCCGGATCCTGCTCGGCTGCTGGGGCAGCCTGAACAACCCGGAGTACTGCGACTTCAGCTACGAGAACATGGAGTCCTGGGGCCGGAAGATGTACGTGACGCCCGGCGTGGTCGTCGACGGCAAGCTCGTCACCACCAGCCTGCTCGACATCAACCTCGGCATCCGGATCCTGCTCGGCAGCTCGTTCTACGAGGACTGGGCCGACCAGCCGATGTTCGTCACGCAGGACCCGCTGGGCAACCCGGTCGACCAGCGCCACCCGTGGAACCAGCACACCATCCCGCGCCCGGCCAAGCGCGACTTCGACAGCAAGTACTCGTGGACGATGTCGCCGCGCTGGTTCGACGGCAAGGACCACCTGGCCCTCGACACCGGCGGCGGCCCGATCGCGCGCCTGTGGGTGACCGCGCTCGCCGGGCTCGTCGACACGCCGTACGTCAAGTCGACCGGGCACAGCGTCACGATCAACCTGCCGCGCACGGCGACCAAACCCGAGGTCAGCTTCGAGTGGAAGATCCCGCAGTGGAGCAACGCGCTCGAGCGCAACCGCGCCCGGACGTACTTCCAGGCGTACTCGGCCGCGATGGCGCTGCACTTCGCCGAGCAGGCCCTCGGTGAGGTCCGCAAGGGCAACACGAAGACGTGGGAGCCGTTCAAGGTCCCGGACGAGGGTGTGAGCTGCGGCTTCACCGAAGCGGTGCGCGGGGTGCTGTCGCACCACATGGTGATCAAGGGCGGCAAGATCGCGAACTACCACCCGTACCCGCCGACGCCGTGGAACGGCAGTGTCCGCGACAGCTTCGGCACGCCGGGGCCGTACGAGGACGCCGTGCAGAACACGCCGATCTTCGAGGAGAACACGCAGGAGAACTTCAAGGGCATCGACATCATGCGCGCGGTCCGCAGCTTCGACCCGTGCCTGCCCTGCGGCGTCCACATGTACACCGGCAAGGGCAAGGTCGTCGAACGGCTGCACACCCCGCACGCGTTCGGCGGCGAGATCGCATGA
- a CDS encoding hydrogenase expression protein HypE, whose product MTHASDTEEKPIHILWINAGLSCDGDSVALTAATQPSIEEIVLGALPGLPKIAVHWPLIDFECGPETGADTFIEWFHKADRGELDPFVLVVEGSIPNEAIKEEGYWCGFGNNPETGQPMTTSEWLDRLTPKALAVMAVGTCATYGGIHAMEGNPTGAMGVPDYLGWDWKSGAGIPIVCVPGCPTHPDNLSETIVYLLYQAAGQAPMIPLDDHLRPQWLFGATVHEGCDRGGYYEQGQFADTYDSPKCLVKLGCWGPVVKCNVPKRGWINGVGGCPNVGGICIGCTMPGFPDKFMPFMDEPPGAHVSSLASGAYGSVIRRLRQITERKLDKEPKWRRTGKKLDTGYKSSWR is encoded by the coding sequence GTGACGCACGCGTCAGACACCGAAGAGAAGCCCATCCACATCCTCTGGATCAACGCCGGCCTGTCGTGCGACGGCGACTCCGTCGCGCTGACCGCCGCCACGCAACCGAGCATCGAGGAAATCGTCCTCGGCGCCTTGCCCGGCCTGCCCAAGATCGCGGTCCACTGGCCGTTGATCGACTTCGAGTGCGGGCCCGAGACGGGGGCCGACACGTTCATCGAGTGGTTCCACAAGGCGGACCGCGGTGAGCTGGACCCGTTCGTCCTGGTCGTCGAGGGGTCGATCCCGAACGAAGCGATCAAGGAAGAGGGCTACTGGTGCGGCTTCGGGAACAACCCCGAGACCGGCCAGCCGATGACGACCAGCGAATGGCTGGATCGCTTGACACCCAAGGCGCTGGCGGTCATGGCGGTCGGCACCTGCGCCACCTACGGCGGCATCCACGCGATGGAGGGCAACCCGACCGGCGCCATGGGCGTGCCGGACTACCTGGGCTGGGACTGGAAGTCCGGCGCCGGCATCCCGATCGTCTGCGTGCCCGGCTGCCCGACCCACCCGGACAACCTGTCCGAGACCATCGTCTACCTGCTGTACCAGGCCGCCGGGCAGGCGCCGATGATCCCGCTCGACGACCACCTGCGGCCGCAGTGGCTCTTCGGCGCGACCGTGCACGAGGGCTGCGACCGCGGCGGCTACTACGAGCAAGGTCAGTTCGCCGACACCTACGACTCCCCCAAGTGCCTGGTGAAGCTGGGCTGCTGGGGTCCGGTCGTGAAGTGCAACGTGCCCAAGCGCGGCTGGATCAACGGCGTCGGCGGCTGCCCGAACGTCGGCGGCATCTGCATCGGCTGCACCATGCCCGGCTTCCCCGACAAGTTCATGCCGTTCATGGACGAGCCCCCGGGCGCGCACGTGTCGTCGCTGGCCAGCGGCGCGTACGGGTCGGTGATCCGGCGGCTGCGGCAGATCACCGAGCGCAAGCTCGACAAGGAGCCCAAGTGGCGGCGCACGGGCAAGAAGCTCGACACCGGCTACAAGTCCTCGTGGCGCTGA
- a CDS encoding D-sedoheptulose-7-phosphate isomerase, producing MSREHTPVGADGLEALYPFLYAGSSDVDAVLDQVEKSTVDKVHEIVALRAQVLAADREHLFACVQDVARAFAGGGRLLAFGNGGSSTDAQDLASLFLSPAGAAKPLPAFGLTNDIAVVTALSNDIGFDVVFARQLAAFGRAGDIAVGLSTSGNSANLLRAFDEAARLGMVTVGIAGYDGGKMAELDSIDHLFVVPSPSVHRIQEAQTTLYHALWELTLGALDELGVR from the coding sequence ATGTCGCGGGAACACACCCCCGTGGGCGCGGACGGTCTCGAAGCGCTGTACCCGTTCCTCTACGCGGGGTCCAGTGACGTCGACGCCGTCCTCGATCAGGTCGAAAAGTCCACTGTGGACAAAGTGCACGAGATCGTCGCGTTGCGCGCCCAGGTGCTGGCGGCCGATCGCGAGCACCTGTTCGCCTGTGTCCAGGACGTCGCTCGCGCGTTCGCCGGGGGCGGCCGGCTGCTCGCGTTCGGCAACGGTGGCAGCTCGACCGACGCCCAGGACCTCGCCAGCCTGTTCCTGAGCCCGGCGGGTGCCGCGAAACCGTTGCCCGCCTTCGGGTTGACGAACGACATCGCGGTGGTGACCGCGCTCTCCAACGACATCGGGTTCGACGTCGTGTTCGCCCGGCAGCTCGCCGCGTTCGGGCGCGCCGGCGACATCGCGGTGGGCCTGTCCACCAGCGGGAACTCCGCGAACCTGCTGCGCGCCTTCGACGAAGCCGCCCGGCTCGGCATGGTGACGGTCGGCATCGCCGGCTACGACGGCGGGAAGATGGCCGAGCTCGACAGCATCGACCACCTCTTCGTCGTCCCGTCGCCGTCCGTGCACCGCATCCAGGAAGCCCAGACGACCCTTTACCACGCGCTGTGGGAACTCACCCTCGGCGCGCTCGACGAGCTCGGGGTTAGGTGA
- a CDS encoding HypC/HybG/HupF family hydrogenase formation chaperone gives MSAADADRAATPVCHDGVCITCSDTAVEVTVVELLDLGFAVVETGSGREEVSVALVSAGVGDRILVHAGEAIARLENS, from the coding sequence TTGAGCGCCGCTGACGCCGACAGAGCGGCCACCCCCGTCTGCCACGACGGGGTGTGCATCACCTGCTCGGACACCGCGGTCGAGGTGACCGTGGTCGAACTCCTGGACCTCGGGTTCGCCGTTGTGGAAACCGGCTCCGGCCGGGAAGAGGTGAGCGTGGCGCTGGTTTCGGCCGGCGTCGGCGACCGAATCCTGGTGCACGCCGGGGAAGCCATCGCTCGCCTGGAGAATTCCTAG
- a CDS encoding D-sedoheptulose-7-phosphate isomerase: protein MPWSPNHPDSVDALFARREGPVLALADDAREVARACHGMARRFHRGGKLVVFGNGGPSTDAQHVAVEFVHPVIVGKRALPAVSLTADVATVTGVASRAGLDDIFAHQLRILGEPADIALGISTDGDCGNVKRALETARDLGMLTVALTGRNGGAIAATTGLDHVFIAHSDDPRVVKEVHVTTYHVLWELVHVFFEQPGVLAPEVAS from the coding sequence ATGCCGTGGTCACCGAATCACCCCGACTCCGTCGACGCGCTCTTCGCGCGCCGGGAGGGGCCGGTCCTGGCGTTGGCCGACGACGCGAGGGAGGTCGCGCGGGCGTGCCACGGCATGGCCCGCCGGTTCCACCGCGGCGGCAAGCTCGTCGTCTTCGGCAACGGCGGCCCGAGCACCGACGCCCAGCACGTGGCCGTGGAGTTCGTGCACCCGGTGATCGTCGGCAAGCGCGCGCTGCCCGCCGTCTCGCTGACCGCCGACGTCGCGACCGTCACGGGCGTGGCCAGCCGCGCCGGCCTCGACGACATCTTCGCCCACCAGCTGCGGATCCTCGGCGAACCGGCCGACATCGCGCTGGGCATCTCCACCGACGGCGACTGCGGCAACGTGAAGCGCGCTCTCGAAACGGCCCGTGACCTCGGCATGCTCACCGTCGCGCTGACCGGTCGTAACGGCGGCGCGATCGCCGCGACTACTGGGCTGGACCACGTCTTCATCGCGCACTCGGACGACCCGCGGGTCGTCAAGGAGGTACACGTGACGACCTACCACGTGCTGTGGGAGCTCGTGCACGTCTTCTTCGAGCAACCCGGCGTCCTGGCTCCGGAGGTGGCGTCTTGA
- a CDS encoding tetratricopeptide repeat protein, with protein MPGRLKKWNSNFDDYLQRKAAEGGNVVAMARMGAAMRERGEVDEAESWYRKAAMGGDRTSMTALAHLLNERGLLEEAERWWHEAALAGDPHGMLNLARSYERQGKRDDAQHWFGEAARTGDLSSMAALGHLLREQGKTEEAESWLRQAADAGYTGAMIDLGILLRDRGQAAEAARWWRSAVLAGDLGGACQLGRQAERLGRPTDAENWYRQGAISGNVEAIVRLGLLLHRRGDLEEAENWYLDAAERGDPAAMTNLGVLARNRGDEGEAAAWYRKAAEHGSVPALTNLGHLAEHRDDLSEAERWFRRAAETGDVQGMLSLARMLRSRGAAHEAELWLARAEHDRGDREHQH; from the coding sequence ATGCCCGGTCGGCTAAAGAAGTGGAACTCGAACTTCGACGACTACCTGCAGCGCAAGGCCGCCGAGGGCGGCAACGTCGTCGCCATGGCCCGGATGGGCGCGGCGATGCGCGAGCGCGGGGAGGTCGACGAGGCCGAGTCGTGGTACCGCAAGGCCGCCATGGGCGGGGACCGCACGTCGATGACGGCGCTGGCGCACCTGCTCAACGAGCGCGGCCTGCTGGAAGAGGCCGAGCGCTGGTGGCACGAGGCGGCGCTGGCCGGCGACCCGCACGGGATGCTGAACCTCGCCCGCTCCTACGAGCGGCAGGGCAAGCGCGACGACGCCCAGCACTGGTTCGGCGAGGCCGCGCGCACCGGCGACCTGTCGTCGATGGCCGCGCTGGGGCACCTGCTGCGCGAGCAAGGGAAGACCGAAGAGGCCGAGTCGTGGCTGCGGCAGGCCGCCGACGCCGGTTACACCGGCGCGATGATCGACCTGGGCATCCTGCTCCGCGACCGCGGCCAGGCGGCGGAGGCCGCCCGGTGGTGGCGCTCGGCCGTGCTGGCCGGCGACCTCGGGGGCGCGTGCCAGCTGGGCCGGCAGGCCGAGCGGCTGGGCCGGCCCACCGACGCCGAGAACTGGTACCGGCAGGGCGCGATCAGCGGCAACGTCGAGGCGATCGTCCGGCTCGGGCTGCTGCTGCACCGGCGCGGTGACCTCGAAGAAGCCGAGAACTGGTACCTCGACGCCGCCGAGCGGGGCGACCCGGCCGCGATGACCAACCTCGGCGTCCTGGCCCGCAACCGCGGCGACGAAGGCGAGGCCGCGGCCTGGTACCGCAAGGCCGCGGAACACGGCAGCGTCCCGGCCCTGACCAACCTCGGGCACCTCGCCGAGCACCGGGACGACCTCTCCGAAGCCGAGCGGTGGTTCCGCCGCGCCGCCGAAACGGGGGACGTCCAGGGCATGCTCAGCCTGGCCCGGATGCTGCGGTCGCGGGGCGCCGCCCATGAGGCCGAACTGTGGCTGGCCCGGGCGGAGCACGATCGGGGCGACCGCGAGCACCAACACTGA
- a CDS encoding HNH endonuclease family protein has product MAARGFRLSVTQRTLLVVAILAVALFGYWATRGAGATPSAGPSTSSAAPSGPVPVNAADAQKQLGELTVAARTSMDGYSREKFPHWASQGSSCDTREVVLKRAGKDVKTDKDCKATSGTWTSVYDNETWTTATDLDIDHMVPLGQAWASGAKAWTTEKRGQFANDLTRPQLFAVTDNLNQQKSDKAPDQWKPPLVAFWCTYATDWIVVKHFYGLTVTEGEKTALTDMLRRC; this is encoded by the coding sequence TTGGCGGCCCGCGGCTTTCGGCTCAGCGTGACGCAGCGAACTCTGCTGGTAGTCGCGATCCTCGCGGTCGCCCTCTTCGGCTACTGGGCGACGAGAGGGGCGGGCGCGACCCCGTCCGCCGGCCCATCGACGTCTTCCGCCGCCCCTTCGGGGCCGGTCCCGGTCAACGCCGCCGACGCGCAGAAGCAGCTCGGCGAGCTGACCGTCGCGGCGCGGACGTCCATGGACGGTTACTCCCGTGAGAAGTTCCCGCACTGGGCGAGCCAGGGGTCGAGCTGTGACACGCGGGAAGTCGTGCTGAAGCGCGCCGGCAAGGACGTCAAGACCGACAAGGACTGCAAGGCGACGTCGGGTACCTGGACGAGCGTCTACGACAACGAGACGTGGACCACGGCGACCGACCTCGACATCGACCACATGGTCCCGCTCGGCCAGGCCTGGGCGAGCGGCGCGAAGGCGTGGACGACCGAGAAGCGCGGGCAGTTCGCCAACGACCTGACCCGGCCGCAGCTGTTCGCCGTCACCGACAACCTGAACCAGCAGAAGAGCGACAAGGCGCCCGACCAGTGGAAGCCGCCGCTCGTGGCGTTCTGGTGCACCTACGCGACCGATTGGATCGTCGTGAAGCACTTCTACGGGCTGACCGTGACCGAGGGTGAGAAGACCGCCTTGACGGACATGCTCCGCCGCTGCTGA
- a CDS encoding alpha/beta fold hydrolase: MTTFALIHGGGGSGWDFHRLVPELAARGHDAVTPDLPITDPSAGLAEFTETVLAALGDASDVAVVGHSYGGFTAPLVAAKVRARVLVYLAGMIPAPGEQPGQWWGNTGFAAPTGLSETEQFFNGVAPSLAEECQAHVRDQVSKEWDEPWPLPAHPDVPTRAVLFLDDRFFTPDFQRRVARSRLGVEPDEVDGPHCAPLSHPAAIAEKLVSYL, encoded by the coding sequence ATGACGACGTTCGCGTTGATCCACGGCGGCGGGGGCAGCGGCTGGGACTTCCACCGGCTGGTGCCCGAGCTCGCGGCCCGCGGCCACGACGCCGTCACCCCGGACCTGCCGATCACCGATCCTTCGGCCGGGCTCGCGGAGTTCACCGAGACCGTGCTGGCCGCGTTGGGCGACGCTTCGGACGTCGCCGTCGTCGGGCATTCGTACGGCGGCTTCACCGCGCCGCTGGTCGCAGCGAAGGTGCGGGCGCGGGTGCTGGTCTACCTCGCCGGGATGATCCCGGCGCCGGGGGAGCAGCCGGGACAGTGGTGGGGCAACACGGGTTTCGCGGCGCCGACCGGGCTGAGCGAGACCGAGCAGTTCTTCAACGGTGTCGCGCCTTCGCTGGCCGAAGAGTGCCAGGCGCACGTGCGTGATCAGGTGAGCAAGGAATGGGACGAGCCGTGGCCGCTGCCGGCTCACCCGGACGTCCCGACGCGAGCGGTGCTCTTCCTCGACGACCGGTTCTTCACGCCGGACTTCCAGCGCCGGGTGGCCCGCTCGCGGCTCGGCGTCGAGCCGGACGAAGTCGACGGCCCGCACTGCGCGCCGCTCAGCCACCCGGCCGCCATCGCCGAGAAGCTGGTGAGTTACCTCTAG
- a CDS encoding 3D domain-containing protein: MRFARIFALTAFAAGSLLVAPAAPASAAALPACQHFYTGPIPDRPVTGGHGPGTLVGAADVSNRLPAPGSVTGGLGADGKVTFTFARVSGAKAYRAFRNGQALQWISDWGQPTLTVTDASPCQNANYQLYAMTAEDNSPGSLGQISTAYRLDTGNRLATYRIPAGTTLSYRVTSYNDVAQTALGYSAGPGFCAVDARNIPWGTRFSVPGYGECYAADIGSWIKDDIVDVWLPGSQADAWGIQRLTLTVR, translated from the coding sequence ATGCGCTTCGCCAGGATCTTCGCCTTGACGGCCTTCGCCGCCGGCAGCCTGCTCGTCGCTCCCGCCGCCCCGGCGTCCGCCGCGGCGTTGCCCGCGTGCCAGCACTTCTACACCGGCCCGATCCCGGACCGCCCGGTCACCGGCGGCCACGGCCCCGGCACCCTCGTCGGCGCCGCGGACGTCTCGAACCGGCTGCCCGCACCGGGTTCCGTCACCGGCGGCCTCGGCGCGGACGGCAAGGTGACGTTCACGTTCGCCCGCGTCAGCGGCGCCAAGGCGTACCGCGCGTTCCGCAACGGCCAGGCCCTGCAGTGGATTTCCGACTGGGGCCAGCCGACGCTCACGGTGACCGACGCGAGCCCGTGCCAGAACGCGAACTACCAGCTCTACGCGATGACGGCGGAGGACAACTCGCCCGGCTCGCTCGGCCAGATCTCCACGGCCTACCGCCTCGACACCGGCAACCGCCTCGCGACCTACCGCATCCCGGCCGGCACGACGCTGAGCTACCGCGTCACGTCGTACAACGACGTCGCCCAGACGGCGCTGGGCTACAGCGCCGGCCCGGGTTTCTGCGCGGTCGACGCCCGCAACATCCCGTGGGGCACCAGGTTTTCCGTCCCGGGCTACGGCGAGTGCTACGCGGCGGACATCGGCAGCTGGATCAAGGACGACATCGTCGACGTCTGGCTACCGGGCTCCCAGGCCGACGCGTGGGGCATCCAGCGGCTGACGCTGACGGTGCGCTAG
- a CDS encoding SMI1/KNR4 family protein has product MTWAGVRDRLADLSAADPDFTRFGAGKHRYRLEPPVPAAEIADFEARHGVTLPEEYRGFLLSVGGHGAGPYYGLYRLSAPECPDEDGWRPGFLSTPFPFTEAWNRAEHHPTDNEIPDDLYFDQRWITGSLKVAHFGCGAYFRLVVTGPERGRLWFDDRASDGGVSPCGTGFREWYLKWLDGREP; this is encoded by the coding sequence GTGACGTGGGCCGGAGTCCGGGACCGGCTGGCCGACCTGTCGGCGGCCGACCCGGACTTCACCCGCTTCGGCGCCGGGAAGCATCGGTACCGGCTCGAACCGCCGGTGCCGGCGGCGGAGATCGCGGACTTCGAGGCGCGCCACGGGGTGACGCTGCCCGAAGAATACCGCGGCTTCCTGCTGTCCGTGGGCGGACACGGCGCCGGGCCGTACTACGGCCTGTATCGACTGAGCGCGCCGGAATGCCCCGACGAAGACGGCTGGCGGCCCGGGTTCCTCTCGACGCCGTTCCCGTTCACGGAGGCGTGGAACCGCGCCGAGCACCACCCGACCGACAACGAGATCCCCGACGACCTGTACTTCGACCAGCGGTGGATCACCGGCTCGCTGAAAGTGGCCCACTTCGGGTGCGGTGCCTATTTCCGGCTGGTGGTCACCGGCCCGGAACGCGGGCGGCTGTGGTTCGACGACCGCGCGTCGGACGGTGGCGTTTCCCCGTGCGGCACGGGCTTTCGGGAGTGGTACCTGAAGTGGCTCGACGGCCGCGAGCCATGA
- a CDS encoding nitroreductase family protein, with product MMTPEELLTTTRTVRKRLDFDRPVPLDLVKHCIQVALQAPSGSNTQRWQWLVVTDDAQRAALGEIYGRACHEYLESGNAAGKLFADDPTRAPVQQRVGSSVAYLADRMGDVPVLVIPCLETASDELPAGNQAGLWASLLPAVWSFMLAARSVTLGTAWTTLHLKYEQEAAEVLGLPKNVHQAAMIPTAFYTGETFKPASRQPLDDVLHLDRW from the coding sequence ATGATGACGCCCGAAGAGCTCCTGACGACCACCAGGACCGTCCGCAAGCGGCTGGATTTCGACCGGCCGGTGCCGCTCGACCTGGTGAAGCACTGCATCCAGGTGGCCCTGCAGGCGCCGAGCGGTTCGAACACCCAGCGCTGGCAGTGGCTGGTCGTCACCGACGACGCCCAGCGGGCGGCGCTCGGCGAGATCTACGGCCGGGCGTGCCACGAGTACCTGGAGTCGGGCAACGCGGCCGGCAAGCTGTTCGCGGACGACCCGACGCGGGCCCCGGTGCAGCAGCGCGTCGGGTCGAGCGTCGCGTACCTGGCCGACCGGATGGGCGACGTCCCGGTGCTGGTGATCCCGTGCCTGGAGACAGCGTCGGACGAGCTCCCGGCGGGCAACCAGGCGGGCCTGTGGGCCTCGCTGCTGCCGGCGGTGTGGAGCTTCATGCTGGCGGCCCGCTCGGTGACCCTGGGCACGGCGTGGACGACGCTGCACCTGAAGTACGAACAGGAAGCGGCGGAGGTCTTGGGCCTGCCGAAGAACGTCCACCAGGCGGCCATGATCCCGACGGCGTTCTACACGGGCGAAACGTTCAAACCGGCGTCGCGCCAGCCGCTGGACGACGTGCTGCACCTCGATCGCTGGTGA